The following is a genomic window from Micromonospora cathayae.
CCCCCGGCCCCACCTCGACTGCGGGCCCCACCTCGACCCCCGGCTTCATCCCGACCGGCGTCGTCGACACCAGCGTCACCGGCAGCACCCCGACCGGCTCCGCCCCGACCGGTGCCGCCCCGAGCAGCGCCGTGGCCGCCGGCATCGCCGCCGGTCCGTTGGCCGGGCCGGGCGGCGACCGTCCCGACCTGGGGTGGTGGGGGAGCCTGCGCGCCGGGGTGACCGAGACCCGCACCAACCCCCGGGTACGCGGTGCGGTCCTGCTCGTACCCGCCGTCGGTGCCGTGTGGGGCGCCCTCGACGAGTACACCCCACTGCTGGCGGTGGAGACCGGGGTGGCGGAGGCGACCGTGCCGCTGCTGCTCCTGCTGACCTGGGCCGGGCTGACCCTCGGTGGGCTGCTCGTGCCGGCGGCACACCGCCTCGGCGGGTACGCCCAGCCGGTGCTGCTGACCGTCGCCGCCCTGGCGCTGGCCGGCGGGGCGGCCTCCGGACACCCGGCCGGGATGGCGCTGGTCGGGGTGGCGTTCTGCGCGTTCCAGATCGCCACCGTCCTGGTCGACGAGCGCCTGCAGGCCCGGATCACCGGGCCCAGCCGGGCGACCGTCACCTCGCTGGCCGGGATGGCCGAGAACCTGGCCACCCTGGCCACCTACGCCGGGTACGCGTGGGCGGCCACGGCGTACGGCCACCGGTGGGCGTTCGTCCTGGCCGCCGCGCCGTACCTCGTCCTGGCGGCGGCGCTGCTGTTCCGGGGCCGACGGCGCGACCAGGACTGGCCCGGTACGCAGCGGGTATGCGCCGCCCCGGGAGGCGGACGCCTGCCGGAACCGGAGGGGACATGGGAGCCGTCGTCATCGCAGTGGTCGTCGTCGCGGTGATCCTGACGATCCTGGCGATGCTGAGCGTCCGGCTGGTCCAGCAGTACCAGCGCGGCATCGTGTTCCGGTTCGGCCGGGTACTCGACCGGATCCGGCAGCCCGGCCTGCGCCTGATCGTGCCGATCGCCGACCGGATGGTGCGGGTCAGCATGCAGACGGTCGTGATGGGCGTCCCCGCGCAGGGCGCGATCACCCGGGACAACGTCACGCTCACCGTCGACGCGGTGGTCTACTACCGGGTGGTCGACCCGGTGAAGGCGCTGGTCAACGTGCGGGACTACCCGTCAGCCGTGCTCCAGGTGGCGCAGACCGCGCTCCGGTCGGTGATCGGCCGGGCCGACCTGGACACCGTCCTCGGCGACCGGGAACGGATCAACGCCGAGCTGAAGGCGGTGATCGACGCGCCGACCGAGAAGCCGTGGGGGCTACTGATCGAACGGGTCGAGGTCAAGGACGTGGCGCTGCCCGAGTCGATGAAACGGTCGATGTCGCGGCAGGCCGAGGCGGAACGGGAACGCCGGGCCCGGGTGATCGCGGCGGACGGGGAGTTCCAGGCGTCCCGCCGACTCGCCGACGCGTCCCGGGCGATGGCGGCTACGCCCGGGGCGTACCAGTTGCGGCTGCTCCAGACGGTGGTGGACGTGGCGGCGGAGAAGAACAGCACCCTGGTCATGCCCTTCCCGGTGGAGCTGCTGCGCTTCCTCGACCGGTTCGGTGCGACCGGTGCCGCCGGGACCGCCGGAGCGGCCGGGCCCGGGAGTGCCGCCGGACCGGAGAGCGGCGAACCGGGTGCACCGCGTCCCGACGGCCACCGCCGGCCGCAGGAGCCGGCCCCGCGCGCACGGTGAACGCCCGGTCAGCGGGGCCGGCGGACGGTGCCCTCGTCCCGGACCGGTTCGTCGCTCCCGTGCACCTCTCCGTCCGCCCCGAGGTCGAAAGGGCGCATCAGCCCGACCACCTGGTCGGCGCCGGCTGCTCAGGTCGACGATCGTGGGTCCGAGGGTGGTGCCGCGCCGGGGTGGGTGCGTTCGGCGAGCAGCTCCGCGACGTGCTGTAGCCGGGGGTGGTGGCGCAGGGGGCGGGCGGCGGCGAGGAACTGGTGGGTGCGTTGGTGGACGGATTCGAAGCGGTGGTCGGCGGTGAGGGCGAGTGCTTGCAGCGCGAGTTCGGCCGCGTGGTCGGGGTCGTCGGCGTGCAGGTGGGCGGTGGCCAGGTCGAGGCGGCTGAGCGCTTGCGGGCCGCGTAGTTGTGCGGTGTCGAAGGCGGCGATGGCGGTGGTGAGGTGGCCGGCGACGTTGGTGGTGTGGCCGAGGGCCAGGTATGCGGTGGCCGCGTTGGCGGCGGTCCGGGTGGGGCAGTAGGGGCCGAGGGTGAGGCTGGCGCTGACCTGCCCGGCCGACGGGTACTCGGTCAGCAGGTGGAACGCGCGGTCGACGGCGCGGTCGACGCCGTGCCGGTCGCCGAGGCGGGCGAGCGCCCGCGCCTGGCCGTTGATCGTGAGGCGGATCCGGTGTGGGCCGGTGCCGGCGTGGCGTAGGCCGTCTTCGGCGTAGGCGAGAGCGTCGCGGTGGTTGCCGGTGTAGAAGGCGATCAGGCTCTGGGTGGCGCGGGCCCAGGCCCGGGTGTCGGGTTGCTGGGCGGCGTGGGCGAGGTCGAAGGCTTCGGCCGCGTAGGTGTGCGCGACGCGGAAGACGCGTAGGTCCAGGGTGAGCGCGGCGAGGAGCCCGGACAGGTGCGCGGCGGCGGTGTAGAGCCGGGCGCGTTGCGGTGGGTGTTGCCGGGCGGCCATCAGGTGGTCGACGTAGGCCCGCAGTGGACGCAGCCGGGCCACGAGGGTGGCCGGTGGGCAGCGTTCGTTGTCGGCGATCGCCTGCCGGACCTCGTGTTCCAGGTGGGCCAGCCGCGCGTCGTCGTCGGTGGTGCTGGTCAGCGCCGACCGGCGGGCGGTGATGGTGTCCTCAGGCTCCCACCACACCGGTGTGTTCCCGCCGGTGAGGTTGGTGCTGCGGGGCGCAGCCGCCGGGCGGTGGTGGCGACGGTGATGGTCCAGGTCGGCGATGCGGTCGTATTCGGCGGTCAGCACGCCACCGGTGCGTAGCACCTGGTCGCAGCGGGTCCAGAACGGCCGCTCGGGGTACTGGCGGCCGGTCTCGGTGTTCGCCACCGAGCTGCGCCCGTACTGCACCAGCCGGGCGAGCGCGTGTTGGGTGTGGCCGGCGTTCCTGCGTAGCTGGGCGAGGAGGCGGCCGAGCGCGCGGCGGGCGGTGGTTGTCTCGCCGTGGTCGCCCATCGCTGCCACCCCCGGTCGCTGCGGTCACGATGAGCGAACACCATAGCTGCTGCCGGTGACACTTTCGCCTGTCGGTGACCGCCTTCGCCTTGCCGTCGACAGCGGTCGCGCGGGTCACGGTTGCGGTGTCGGCAGGTCGGGGCGGCGGCGCTGCCGAAGCTGGCCTGGTGTCGGAGTTGGTGTCGGAATCTGCCGACAATGTCGGCGCACGGCGCTGCGGGCGTGTCGCCCCGACCCCGTCCTACGGTCCCTGCATGCCCTCCGAACGCCGCGACGTCACCGCCGAGCTGCCCGGTAAGCGGATGGCCGCCGGGCTGCTGATCACTGACGCGGACGAGCGGGTTCCGCTGGTCGAACCGGTCTGCAAGGCGGAGTGGGAGGTCGGCGGCACTCTCGACGCCGGCGCGACGAAGCGGATCGTGGTGCCGCGGGGAGAGTCGACGGGCTGGGCGTGGGCCGACCCGCTACCGACCGCCCGGCGGTTACCGCCGCTGCTGGCCCGCCGTGTCGCCGAAGCGCTGTGCGCCCGCGCTGACGGGTGCTGCCACCTCGAAGTCGGCGTCCGGGTCACCTGACCGCAGAGCACCCGGGGGCGTCTGCGCGCCCTCGCCGGCCTCCATCGACACACCACCATCCGCCGTAGTTCACCCTGCTCACCTTCGGGAGGTACCGCCATGCCCACAACCGACCCCGACCGTGCACCCGCCCGTCCCGGACCTTCGCAGCGGGATTCGGTGCTGCCGGAGCTGCGGGAGGTGTGGTGGGAGACCGGTGTGCGGGCGCGGGCGCAGGCCGGCCTGTTCGCCGTCTTCTCCGAACTGCCCCGGCTGGTCGGGGCCGCGCTCGTGGTGAGCTGGCGTGCCGACCGGGTCCGGACGTCGGTCGTGGCGGCGACGACGGTGGGCGCGGGGGTGATGTCGGCGTTCGGGCTCCTCGCGGCCCAGCGGGTGCTGGTGGAGTTGTTCGCCGGCGGGCCGACCGCCGACAAGGTGCTGGCCGCGCTGCCCGCCCTGGTCGCGTTGGCGGCGGTGACCGCGTTGCGCGCCGGCATGGCCACCGCGATGGGGTACGCGCAGAACGGCCTGACCCCGAAGGTGGACCGGGAGGTCGAACGGGGTCTGTTCGAGGTGACCACGGCGGTGCGGTTGGAGGCGTTCGACGCCGACGCGTTCGCCGACGACATGGAACGCGCCTCCCGCGGCGCGGACTCCACCACCGGGCTGGTGCAGGCGTCGATGAACCTGCTCGCCGGTCTCGCCGGGGTCCTCGCCGTCGCGGTCGCCGTCGTGGTGATCCACCCACTGCTGCTGCCCGCACTGCTGGTGGCGACCGTGCCGAACGGATGGGCGTCGCTGCGCGCCGGACACCTGCGCTACCAGACGTACGCCGCCGGGTCGGTACGCCGTCGACGGTTGTGGCTGCTGCACCGGTTGATGGCCGAACGTGACTCCGCCCCCGAACTGCGTTCCTACGGGCTGCGTGGGTTCCTGCTCGATCAGTACGACCGGGTCATGGCCGTCGAGACCGGTATCCAACTCGCGCTGGCCCGCAGGGTCACCACGACCACCACCGTGGGCGCGATGATCGGCGGCGTGGCGACCGCCGTGGTCTACGTCCTGCTCGGTCTGCTGCTCATCGACGGTCAGATTCCCCTCGCCGCCGCCGCGACCTGTGTCATCGCCGTGCAAACCGCGCAACGTTCCCTGTCCGTGGTCACCTTCCAGGTCGACCGGGTCTACACCGAGGGGCAGCACTTCCGCGACTACACCGGCTTCATGACCCGCGCCGCCGACTACCTGCCACCGCACACCGGCCCGGCTGCCCAGGCGCCGGCCACGGACCGGCTGGAGGAGATCACCGTCGACGCGGTGAGCCTGCGCTACCCCGACCGTGACACCGCCGCCGTCGACCAGGTCACCCTTACCATCGAGGCGGGACAGACGGTGGCGTTCGTCGGGGAGAACGGCTCCGGCAAGTCCACCCTCGCCACCATGATCGCCACTCTGCGTACCCCCACCGACGGCACCATCCACTACAACGGGCGGCCTTTGCAGGAGTGGGACACCGACGCGCTGCGGGCGCGGATCGGGGTCGTGACGCAGGAGTACCACAAGTGGCCGTTCACCGCCGCCACGAACATCGCCGTCGGCGACATCGCCACCACCGCCGAGCAGACCCGGATCGAGTCCGCCGCCGCCCGCGCCGTCGCCCACGACATGATCGCCGAGCTGCCCCACGGGTACGAGACGCTGCTCGACCGTACGTTCGCCGGCGGGCAGGACCTCTCCGGCGGTCAGTGGCAGCGCATCACCGCCG
Proteins encoded in this region:
- a CDS encoding ABC transporter ATP-binding protein, whose translation is MPTTDPDRAPARPGPSQRDSVLPELREVWWETGVRARAQAGLFAVFSELPRLVGAALVVSWRADRVRTSVVAATTVGAGVMSAFGLLAAQRVLVELFAGGPTADKVLAALPALVALAAVTALRAGMATAMGYAQNGLTPKVDREVERGLFEVTTAVRLEAFDADAFADDMERASRGADSTTGLVQASMNLLAGLAGVLAVAVAVVVIHPLLLPALLVATVPNGWASLRAGHLRYQTYAAGSVRRRRLWLLHRLMAERDSAPELRSYGLRGFLLDQYDRVMAVETGIQLALARRVTTTTTVGAMIGGVATAVVYVLLGLLLIDGQIPLAAAATCVIAVQTAQRSLSVVTFQVDRVYTEGQHFRDYTGFMTRAADYLPPHTGPAAQAPATDRLEEITVDAVSLRYPDRDTAAVDQVTLTIEAGQTVAFVGENGSGKSTLATMIATLRTPTDGTIHYNGRPLQEWDTDALRARIGVVTQEYHKWPFTAATNIAVGDIATTAEQTRIESAAARAVAHDMIAELPHGYETLLDRTFAGGQDLSGGQWQRITAARGFLRDADVLIMDEPSSALDPRAENALFQAIRDRQGRGITILITHRLANVRHADRIFVLHHGRLVESGTHDQLMSADGRYAELFTLQAAGYDTTAPGTTVPRQIATA
- a CDS encoding MFS transporter, whose protein sequence is MLPSASSPAPAVRRLAAALYGYAFLGELVLLYPFFALLFRDTGLTVAQISTLFMIWTVAGVVLEVPSGALADTVSRRLLLVVAPLLAAAGFVLWTAVPSYPAFAAGFVLWGAGGALASGTLEALVWTELDRLGATDRYARLTGRARTAELLGVMTAAALAGPVLTAGGHRAVGAASVLACLLAAVVATRLPEHRPTPTPGPTSTAGPTSTPGFIPTGVVDTSVTGSTPTGSAPTGAAPSSAVAAGIAAGPLAGPGGDRPDLGWWGSLRAGVTETRTNPRVRGAVLLVPAVGAVWGALDEYTPLLAVETGVAEATVPLLLLLTWAGLTLGGLLVPAAHRLGGYAQPVLLTVAALALAGGAASGHPAGMALVGVAFCAFQIATVLVDERLQARITGPSRATVTSLAGMAENLATLATYAGYAWAATAYGHRWAFVLAAAPYLVLAAALLFRGRRRDQDWPGTQRVCAAPGGGRLPEPEGTWEPSSSQWSSSR
- a CDS encoding SPFH domain-containing protein, which encodes MGAVVIAVVVVAVILTILAMLSVRLVQQYQRGIVFRFGRVLDRIRQPGLRLIVPIADRMVRVSMQTVVMGVPAQGAITRDNVTLTVDAVVYYRVVDPVKALVNVRDYPSAVLQVAQTALRSVIGRADLDTVLGDRERINAELKAVIDAPTEKPWGLLIERVEVKDVALPESMKRSMSRQAEAERERRARVIAADGEFQASRRLADASRAMAATPGAYQLRLLQTVVDVAAEKNSTLVMPFPVELLRFLDRFGATGAAGTAGAAGPGSAAGPESGEPGAPRPDGHRRPQEPAPRAR
- a CDS encoding helix-turn-helix domain-containing protein, producing MGDHGETTTARRALGRLLAQLRRNAGHTQHALARLVQYGRSSVANTETGRQYPERPFWTRCDQVLRTGGVLTAEYDRIADLDHHRRHHRPAAAPRSTNLTGGNTPVWWEPEDTITARRSALTSTTDDDARLAHLEHEVRQAIADNERCPPATLVARLRPLRAYVDHLMAARQHPPQRARLYTAAAHLSGLLAALTLDLRVFRVAHTYAAEAFDLAHAAQQPDTRAWARATQSLIAFYTGNHRDALAYAEDGLRHAGTGPHRIRLTINGQARALARLGDRHGVDRAVDRAFHLLTEYPSAGQVSASLTLGPYCPTRTAANAATAYLALGHTTNVAGHLTTAIAAFDTAQLRGPQALSRLDLATAHLHADDPDHAAELALQALALTADHRFESVHQRTHQFLAAARPLRHHPRLQHVAELLAERTHPGAAPPSDPRSST